In the genome of Pseudorca crassidens isolate mPseCra1 chromosome 14, mPseCra1.hap1, whole genome shotgun sequence, one region contains:
- the IL36RN gene encoding interleukin-36 receptor antagonist protein, which produces MVLSGALCFRMKDAALKVLYLQDNQLQAGALQAGKVIKGEEISVVPNRYLDAKLSPVILGVQGGSQCLSCGMEQEPTLKLEPVNIMELYHSAEEAKRFTFYRRDTGLTSSFEVAAYPGWFLCTMPEVDQPLRVTQLPKDTSLDGPITDFYFQQCD; this is translated from the exons ATGGTCCTGAGTGGGGCGCTGTGCTTCCG AATGAAGGATGCGGCACTGAAGGTGCTTTATCTGCAAGATAACCAGCTTCAAGCCGGAGCGCTGCAAGCAGGGAAGGTCATTAAAG GTGAGGAGATCAGCGTGGTCCCCAATCGGTATCTGGATGCCAAGCTCTCTCCAGTCATCCTGGGCGTCCAGGGTGGGAGCCAGTGCCTGTCGTGTGGGATGGAGCAGGAACCGACTCTGAAACTAGAG CCAGTGAACATCATGGAGCTCTACCACAGTGCCGAGGAGGCCAAGAGATTCACCTTCTACCGGCGGGATACGGGGCTCACCTCTAGCTTCGAGGTGGCCGCCTACCCGGGCTGGTTTCTCTGCACCATGCCCGAAGTGGACCAGCCTCTCCGGGTCACTCAGCTCCCGAAGGACACCAGCTTGGACGGCCCCATCACGGACTTCTACTTCCAGCAGTGTGACTAG